The following DNA comes from Castanea sativa cultivar Marrone di Chiusa Pesio chromosome 10, ASM4071231v1.
attataaataatttttttaggaatgacTTCAAGTGAAAACAATGGTAGCTCCAATCCATCTATTACACCCATTGGCAGCCATCAATCTCCAATGATGGTAGATGAAGATAATACAACTCCCTGTTCAACTCCGTTGGATAGGCCAGAAGATGCCCAAGCCCAACCTAACAATGAGATAACTGAGGAACGAGGGAGGTTGAAATCAATTGTGTggaatcattttaagaaaaaggaaagttgATGGGAAAGACAAAGCTGAGTGCAACTATTGTATGAGATTGCTTGTAGGGGTCTAAAAATGGTACTAAACATTTGCATGACCACTTAAAAATATGTCCTATGAAAAAGTGTAAGGACATTAGGgatatgaaacaaaaaattttggtgAGGGATCAACATAATGTGGACTCAATGGCAGGTGTGAATGCTTATCATTTTGATCAAGATGAATCAAGAAAAGAACTCGCACGTATAGTCATCTTGCATGAGTATCCCCTTTCTATAGTTGATCACATTGGCTTTAGAAGATATTCAACTTCTCTTCAACCATTGTTCAAGATGGTTTGCAGGAACACAATCAAGAAGGACATTATGAGCATCTATGATCATGAAATGGAGAAATCAATGCATGAAATAGAAAAGAATCGGAGTAGAATTGCTATTACCATTGATATGTGGACTTCACAAAACAAAAAGCGAGGGTTTATGGTTGTAACGGCACACTTCATTGATGATTTCTGGAGATTACAAAGCCGAGTTATGAGgtacatttttttaagtatatattcatttttttatttaaatttttttcaaatattgtaTGAACTTATTTCACTGTTagttataataatttaaattttttattttaagtttatttatgTGCCATCTTTACATACAAAAGAAGTGCTTTATGATGTCCTTTTACAAACCTTGTTGGAATGGAACATTGATAGGAAGTTATCTACTATAACAGTGGACAATTGCAGTACCAATGATGTAGTTATAAATATTATACTAGACAAGCTTCAACGTAGTACCCTTGTTATGCGTGGATCAATGTTGCATATGCTTCTTAATTTGATTGTTCAGGATGGTTTGAATGTTATTGGATCATGCATTGAGAAGGTTCGTGAGAGTGTGGGATTTTGGACTGGATCAACAAAAAGAAGGCAATGGTTTACAGATATGGCTTGACAATTACATGTTGAATGTACCAAAGAACTAACCCTTGATTGTAAGACTCGCTGGAACTCTACCTATCTTATACTTTCTATTGCTATAGAGTATCGAGATGTCTTTTTTCGATTGAGCCAAAGGGAGTCATCTTATAAGTGCATTCCAAAAGATGAAGAATGGGGGATGGCAAGTAGTATATGTGAGAGATTGACATTGTTTTACAAGGTTACAGAACTATTCTCATGTACCTCATATCCTACagctaatctttttttttctaaggtgtgtGAAATAAAAATTGCTTTGAATTCTTGGTTCATAAGCCCGAGTGATATAATTAGGAGTATGGCATTTAAAATGTTAGaaaaatttgattgttattGGAATGTGATTCATGGTGTTATGACTGTGGCAACCATTTTAGACCCAAGATATAAGTTTGAATTGTTGGAATATTATTTTCCTCTTATTTATGGTCATGAAgctaaaaatgaaattcaaagagTTAGAGATACTTGCTATGAAATGATTCGTGACTATACTTTTGGGAGAATGGGTATGAAAGGTACTTGTGGCACTTGTGTAAGTGAGGATCCACAAGTTGATGACTCTCTTGTGGACTTTGAAGATATCTtagtcagaaaaaaaaaagggtgggaATATTAAATTGGAGTTGGAGCATTACCTTGAGGATGATCTAATGCCAAGAATGTTGGAGTTTGATATTTTGGCATGGTGGAAATCTAATGGGCCTAAGTATCCTACTTTGCAATGTATTGCAAGGGATATCCTAGCCATTCCAGTGTCAACTGTTGCTTTAGAATCAACATTTAGCACAAGTGGTAGGTTGCTAAGTCCACATCGCAATAAACTTCATGCAAAGACTGTGGAGGCATTGATGTGTGCTCAAAATTAGTTATGGGATGAAATCAAAGGTAATCAAATTTACCAGTTAGTCTATTTAATGATTCATGTTGCTGCATTCTTCACTGcatttttcaattgtttgattaaATTTGTCTTACTTTTTTTAGGCCCTTCATCTATTGTAGATGGAATTGAAGCTAATACATTCCAAAACATCCTTGATgattctgatgatgaagaagaaagtgGTGTCACTACATTGGGAGAAAGTGAAACTTATTCTTAAAGaactaatcaatttttatttgttataagacaatgtttattttgttaaagaaCTAGTCAATTATCCTTGATGATTCCGTTCATGCAAAAACactgtttattttgttataagaaattttgaattatgttGTTAAGTATTTGACTATTTAAATACTTGGTTTATTTAAATGCTTggattttaaaacattttgttttgttgtgatttatattattgtaccaaaaaatttatttatatatataattgtattagGGGCGGGGGCGGGGCCCCAAGGGGCGAGGATGGGGCAATGTAGTTTTCCTCACACCTCGGGGTGGGGCGAGGATGGAGAAGGGCAACAACCATGCGGGGCGGGGACGAAAATCGCATCCTCCGGCCctgccccgccccgccccattgccatccctacgtCTCATGTCTTAGGTTGAAGAAGGGGATCAAGAGTTAATTGGTAAAGAAGGTGCTGTtcgttaaatattattaatataacatatCATAATTAAGAACTCAATTTCAAACGGGGATGTAGCTCAAATGGTAGAGCGCTCGCTTTGCATGCGAGAGGTACAGGGTTCGATCCCCTGCATCTCCATCCAATacaaatttttccatttttgctCCTACCTTATCTCATAGTTTTTTTCACTTTACTTCTCAGTTCTCATCACCAAACTTGAACCATACACGCACGCACGCTCTCATGTCCGTTCCTCTCTTCAACCTCGCTCCAGACCTCACAGTTTCTAGGCTCTGCTTAGGTTCTCACTTCTTCTCTCCCAAACTCTTTTTCTATGTTCACTTCATCTCTCTAATCCTTCAAACCCACAACcttactctcttctctctctgtctcagGAACCATGACTTTTGGTGAGCAGAACACTCTTCCACAGTCATTTCGCCTCCTTGATGAAGCTTTCGGTGCTGGAATCAACTTCTTCGACTCTGCGGAAATGTACACACCTTTAAATTTTAAGCCTTGCAATTCCTTTCTGGGTATAATTATGTagtaaaaacttttttttttcgagatttctttctgggttttgttttccttttgagTTTTTTCAACTTCTGGGCATGTTTGTAATGTCTATATATGTATGCAAGTAATTGTATGTTTGGAACTTCAGGTACCCAGTGCCTCAGCGTGCTGAGACTCAGGGTAGGAGCGAGGAGTACCTGGGCCGTTGGATTAGAGATAGGAAGATCTCTCGGGATCTCGTCGTTTTAGCCACAAAGGTCTCAATTCAACTCTTTGAAGTCTTTtacatttataaatagtttatGAATGTAAAAGGCTTCAAAGAAGTCACCTTTGAATGATATTCATTTCTGTTAATTACAAATATTTGGTTCCCCTTTGAATGATATATTGATATTCATTTTAGTTAATCACAAGTATTTGGTTTTCCACATTGCTTAAAAGTCTTATTGGTCTATAGTAATAATATGAATATGTGCATTAACATTTGGGTGGTATGCTGAGGTGAAACAACCAAAAATCTGTGACCATGCATCAGGACAGTGGATTCGAATTCAGTGCTTGTTTTGAGTTCCTTTGTCTGCATGAAAAAACTAGTACATGTTCAACTTATTTGGGGTTTTGATTGTAGTCTCTTATGAAAATTCTGGCTCCGTATGATTTTGCTTTTGGTTAGACATGCACATTAAGATTGTTTAAACTTTATTTTGATAGAAGTGGTATAGTTTGTCATGTTCTTTTAGGCAAATGTGAAGGCATTTGAATCTGAAGTTGTTTGTTGAATCTGGTTTTAGTTCCGTGATGATTGTTTGGGGCTGTTTATAAGTAAAACACTGAGCTAGATTTTCTAGATTAGGGTGAGAGTCCCTATAAGCATATGAATGTGGGTAAACATATGAATGCAGGATCTTTATGGTTTCTATATTATCTTTATAATATAGTTATTCTTGTAATAGCTCAAGGTTGGTATATGTTATAAGCCTTTTTGTAGTGTTTGGACATagtactaaaataaaatttcctgTTGTCTGTGGTTTGAGATTTGTTAGGCTTAATAACCATTCCTTCTAATGTCAcattattagtttttaataCTCATTTGAAATTTGTGCTCTGTTCTTTGTGTATTGTTTGGATCTAGGTTACTGGACCATCTGGGCAAATGACTTGGATTCGAGGTGGGCCAAAGTGTTTGGATCACAGGAATATTACTGAAGCCATTGACAACAGGTTAGTTTTTGAACTTGTTTATGTCTAGTCACTGCAAGCTTTCATAGTTTGTATTCATCACATCATCAAGTGACTGAGATAGTGGGACTCATTAGTCCAAATGGTTTACATCTTATATGCATTCTAATTGTTATACTTGTACGTGCTGGCCAGTGTTCTatattctttttatcttttattctcTTCGTATTTTGAGCCATCTATTAatcctctatctctctctcttgttttccATTTGGGATAAGTTGCTTTCTTTTAGTTTGCCACTTGTATGAAGAAGATACTCTCTCACGGTTTCTCATTTAGTCTTTACATGTTTGTTTAGACGTTATAATTGTAGGCAACCTCTTTGCggtatatttaagttttgttacATTAGCATTATTGAAACAGGATGGTCCTATGTAAGAATGCCCTAGCCCCTAGGTTATGTAAATCCTACTGGATGGTGATTATGTATTCATCTTAGTGTAATTTTCTGTTTGACCATCTTTGAACTTGGTTTTACCCTTTAAAAGGATATTTGTGCCACTTGGGCTAGTGTCAATGGCTGTTGCCTTTGGTTTCCATGAGAGAACAAGCATCAAGAACAAGTTATACAATGTTATATTTGGTGTTACCATGATATTACCCATCTGGAAAAATGATTTTACCTATGCGTTACAACACATGGTTTCGTATAATGGGAATTGTTACACTATAACAGTTATAGCATATTGTAGGgtgttttctttttagaaacattaacacacacacacacacacacacacacacacacatatatatatatttctgaaCTCCTTTTTGATCCTTTTCTGTTTTGTGTTTCTCTATATATACAGCTCGTACTACTTGAGTAGCACCTTTATCCTTCAATGAAATCATtcgcttataaaaaaaaaagaaaaaaaaaaagaggaaaccCAAAAGGATGAGATATATGATCCTTCAGATAAGGAATTTGTATTATGCTCTAATGGGTTATCTATTGAATTGATGCAGCTTGCTGCAAATGCGAACTGACTACATTGATCTTTATCAAATTCATTGGCCAGATCGGTTTGTATGTGGATCCTTCATCAAGTGTTCTGGGATATTGTAGATGTTAAAGTAGCTCATTGCTAAGCATGATTTTTTGGGATATAttgagagaggggggggggggggggggggggggtaggtCGTGGTGGGGAACGAAACTTCTTGatcatttgttttctttgacACCAACCCAAAATTGTTCTCTTGAAGTAATTCATGGCTGATTTTGTAGTTATGTGCCCATGTTTGGGGAAACTGAATATGATCCAACTCGACAGTTCAGTTCGGTTGATATAGAGGAACAACTTGATGCTCTTGGTAGAGCCATTGATGCTGGAAAGGTGTGTGATGATATCATTGGGTTTGCCTCTATAATCAATCTCTAGATAACATGGAATTTACAGTTATAATGAAAAACTTTGTTCATAGATCAGATACATTGGTCTCAGTAATGAAACACCATATGGCGTCATGAAATTCATTCAGATTGCCGAACGGGGTCCTGGCCATCCTAAGATAGTATCAGTGCAGGTTGTATGACTTATCCTGGTTCATAGCTGCAAGGATTCCTGTTCTTCTTTAGCATTTTCcccccatctctctctctactttaTTGGTTGCAAGGCTCATGTACAACTCATTGTTTTTGTGATAGAACTCATACAGCTTGCTTTGTCGAACTTTTGATTCTGGAATGGCTGAGTGCTGTCACCATGAGAGGTAGTTTTGTTTTCAATATATTGATTACTGAGGGTGGAATTATATTGATCTTATCATGTATGAAATGGTGATTAAAAAATTGCTCAACTTACACAAGTCAATTAGTTGTAGTAATGGAAAGAACTTATTGCATTAGAGATTgttatgtgttttatttttatttttttttgtttttatacatGCTTGGATCTGTAATTGAAATCATTTTTATAACTTGACTCATAGCAGCTACCTTTGGCTTCCACAGAAGTGTAATTATATGATTTCATGTTCACTGCGTCAGAAGTTGTGCCCTCATCTATGAAATTCATTGCTAAACAGCCTAAAATTTGGTTCTGAATATAATGTTTTTGTTCCTTAGTAGTTCTGGAAGAATTCAATTTGACACAATACATGGTTAGTATTACTGTGACCAGGACAAATTagcaattgaaatttaattgtaaCTTGGGAAATTTGCTTAGGGACAAGGGTTTTTCTGTCAATATGAAACTTTGGTTTGTTATTACTTATAAGATTAGCTTTCCCTTTAGATGGAAAGAACCAATGTGGGTTTATAAAGTAGATTATGCTGCATTCATATAGTTGTAATGTGATAAATTGACCCAGCTAAATGCATTTATATTGTATTTAAGctcttttgttttcaatttttagggTCAGCTTATTGGCCTACAGTCCCTTGGCAATGGGTGTTCTCTCTGGGAAGTATTGTTTGCCAGATGGGGGTCCCACAGATGCTCGGTTGAATCTTTTTAAAGGTCAGTGATCACAAGATGTTTCTTTTGTCCCTTCCAGGCGAtcggaaaataaagaaatatatataatctaacTACTAACTTGTCTCATGTGGAACTATTGTGTTGTTCATCCTTTTCAGGTAGGTACTCAGAAGGGGAATCCAGATACAACCTGTCTAGTAACATCATAAAAGCAGCTACCATGGTAAGCAGATGCTTCtcggttttgaattttagtTATAATGTGAGAGGCTTATTACAAGAACCTACATTTTCAAAACCTATACTTAAATTGACATCTATATTCATGATTAATTGTTGACCAGTGACAGAAATAAGAAATGTGGTCTAAACTTTGATTGGGAAATGGGGACTGTTGAGCCAATTTTCTGTTAGAGTTGTCTAAACCTGCCTATCACTTAACTTGGTTTAAAGATGGCTTAGTTTAGTTGCTCACATTAGCCTTTTCAGAACAATGAAGACATACATACTTTTCAGCATATTATTTGTTATGTGTTGCAAGTTCATTGTTGagtttagtttatatttttgaGCCTGCCTTTTGGATGTTGATCTGACCTGTCCTCTCTCTCCAGGAATATCTTGAAATTGCCAAAAAATATGGCCTTCATCCTGTATCCCTTGCAATTGGTTTGATACTACCCCCTCTCACTTTATTTGCGCAATATATACTCATAAATGATTATTAATCTCTGTAGCTTCTGCAATTGTTGCAAATTTTCTCTTACATACACCTCATGGTCATATGAGACTTTATGAGCTGTATAAATCAGTTCTAGATATAATGGAAGTTGTAGTTGCTTTTTGTGCTACTAATCATCGTATTATTGAAATTCTGTCCATGTCGATGCACTACAGTCATGAACCTAACCTTACAAATCCCAATAACAAGAGCAAACCATTGTCCACAGGACAAGGGGTCAGGGTTTCGTTGTCTTGACTCTAGACTAGTTTGGGTAATTATGAAGCCTATAAATATAGGGAAGTTTAACTGGAAAGTTGTATTGGGACTTGCTTTGTCACTAATGCATCAAAAGTGAAATGCCTTTTTTAGATTATTACTTGATCTCAGAtatttccttctctttataCATATGAATCATTTTGGATGCATTATGTAAAGTGTGGGAGCTTTTCCCAAAATTCACTTACTTGATTTAAAGTCCCTactgttaattttattttagcgGCAATTGTTTTACTTATCTGACAGATACAGAAATCCCATTTTTCCTCCTGTTCTTATCATGTGTTCATATTAAATGATAAGTATCAAGTTGCTTTCCCCTTccaattttgtgtgtgtgaatataaataaataaataaagaaagaaatatatatatatttcatattattgttTCTCTGTGTACTGATCCATTGGAGGCGGGAATCAGGGTATGTGAGAAACCAGCAACATATTTTCCTCTTAGATATTAGATATATTCCAACTGTTCTGGTAAAGTTGAGTTCTCTCTCCTGCTTGGTTATGAATATTTTGATTCCTACATTGTTTCTACTTTCTAGGCATATCTATACATGTGAAAGATCTCAGTTGATTGTGGTCACTGTTGGTTACTCAATTCTTATTTCTTTATTTGCTTAGATAATTAATCATTCTTTTGGCAGCCTTTGTTTTGAGACATCCTCTTGTTGCAAGTGCTGTTTTTGGAGCTACTAAGTTGTGGCAACTTCAGGAGGTTCTCAATGCATTCAAAGTTGAGCTCACATATGaattaattattgaaattaaCAAGATTCATGGAAAGTTTCCCAATCCATGTCCCTGATCAGTAGTCAATGCTGTTCAGTTTCTTGTTAAGGAAAATTTACTAGA
Coding sequences within:
- the LOC142611593 gene encoding uncharacterized protein LOC142611593 isoform X2, translated to MSVPLFNLAPDLTVSRLCLGTMTFGEQNTLPQSFRLLDEAFGAGINFFDSAEMYPVPQRAETQGRSEEYLGRWIRDRKISRDLVVLATKVTGPSGQMTWIRGGPKCLDHRNITEAIDNSYVPMFGETEYDPTRQFSSVDIEEQLDALGRAIDAGKIRYIGLSNETPYGVMKFIQIAERGPGHPKIVSVQNSYSLLCRTFDSGMAECCHHERVSLLAYSPLAMGVLSGKYCLPDGGPTDARLNLFKGRYSEGESRYNLSSNIIKAATMEYLEIAKKYGLHPVSLAIAFVLRHPLVASAVFGATKLWQLQEVLNAFKVELTYELIIEINKIHGKFPNPCP
- the LOC142611593 gene encoding uncharacterized protein LOC142611593 isoform X1 — protein: MSVPLFNLAPDLTVSRLCLGTMTFGEQNTLPQSFRLLDEAFGAGINFFDSAEMYPVPQRAETQGRSEEYLGRWIRDRKISRDLVVLATKVTGPSGQMTWIRGGPKCLDHRNITEAIDNSLLQMRTDYIDLYQIHWPDRYVPMFGETEYDPTRQFSSVDIEEQLDALGRAIDAGKIRYIGLSNETPYGVMKFIQIAERGPGHPKIVSVQNSYSLLCRTFDSGMAECCHHERVSLLAYSPLAMGVLSGKYCLPDGGPTDARLNLFKGRYSEGESRYNLSSNIIKAATMEYLEIAKKYGLHPVSLAIAFVLRHPLVASAVFGATKLWQLQEVLNAFKVELTYELIIEINKIHGKFPNPCP